Proteins co-encoded in one Pseudarthrobacter chlorophenolicus A6 genomic window:
- a CDS encoding TetR/AcrR family transcriptional regulator → MNSPSSPPDAPAAPSRRELNKAATRQAITDAALALLRSKGPGGFTAEDIAESAGISRRTFFNYFNSTDAALASVTHGFLDIVIRQLQLRPPEEPLLEAAQAALMALADPRTVEPLAELFALTQHSQLMAHTELEAWDHCRAQVFTVARDRVAARPDGSDDLYVHALAGSVISCGKAAMEVWFSRRGPDLSPASLAELRQLLIDAVALLGSGFTPPASTGTSTSPATPARTSAPSAAHSS, encoded by the coding sequence GTGAATTCACCCTCGTCCCCGCCTGACGCGCCCGCGGCCCCCTCCCGCCGCGAACTGAACAAGGCCGCAACCCGGCAGGCCATCACGGACGCCGCGCTGGCACTGCTCCGTTCCAAGGGGCCCGGCGGTTTCACCGCCGAAGACATCGCCGAGTCCGCCGGTATCTCCCGGCGCACTTTCTTCAACTACTTCAACAGCACGGACGCAGCGCTTGCCTCGGTTACCCACGGCTTCCTGGATATTGTCATCCGGCAGCTGCAGCTGCGGCCCCCGGAGGAACCCCTGCTGGAGGCGGCACAGGCTGCCCTCATGGCCCTGGCGGACCCCAGGACGGTGGAGCCGCTGGCCGAGCTGTTCGCCCTGACGCAGCACAGCCAGCTCATGGCCCACACCGAACTCGAGGCCTGGGACCACTGCCGCGCCCAGGTCTTCACCGTGGCGAGGGACCGGGTGGCGGCCAGGCCGGACGGCTCTGACGATCTGTATGTCCACGCCCTGGCCGGCTCCGTCATCTCCTGCGGCAAGGCCGCTATGGAGGTCTGGTTCAGCCGCCGGGGACCCGACCTGTCGCCCGCCTCCCTCGCCGAACTCCGGCAACTCCTTATCGATGCCGTGGCCCTCCTGGGCTCCGGCTTCACTCCGCCGGCCAGTACCGGCACCTCCACCAGTCCGGCCACGCCGGCCCGCACATCAGCCCCATCAGCCGCCCACTCCTCCTGA
- a CDS encoding dicarboxylate/amino acid:cation symporter codes for MSTQTSTPSPAGKTGFQLPKWAGSFGFQIIAALIVGLALGLLAKYTGSTKTNPNGLGATLQTIGSSYVSLLQTAVVPLIFTAVVSSISNLRQVSNAARLAWNTLLWFAITSLIAVLIGIGLGVLLQPGANTGITEEAKYSGKSGDWWSFLIGLFPKNFLGLGASSTVAESGAVTTSVSFNVLQILVIAIAVGVAALKVGKAAEPFLNLNASALAVIQKVLWWIIRIAPLGTVGLIGNAVAVYGWDTIGSLGKFTVAIYVGLALVLFVVYPILVRTHGLSVKQYFSGVWPAVQLAFVSRSSVGTLPLTQRVTERSLGVPRGYASFAVPLGATTKMDGCAAIYPAISAIFVAQFFGIQLDFSQYLLIALVSVLGSAATAGTTGAVVMLTLTLSTLGLPLAGVGLLLAIDPILDMGRTAVNVAGQALVPTIVAKRQGILDEGLYNAPRNGTPFVDDDDAAGSGAATDGTAADTAPRELQDAKA; via the coding sequence GTGAGCACTCAGACAAGCACCCCCTCCCCCGCAGGGAAGACGGGCTTCCAGCTTCCCAAATGGGCTGGATCGTTCGGCTTCCAAATCATCGCCGCACTCATCGTGGGCCTTGCCCTCGGCCTGCTGGCCAAGTACACCGGCAGCACCAAGACCAACCCCAACGGCCTTGGCGCAACACTGCAGACCATCGGCTCGAGCTACGTGTCGCTGCTGCAGACCGCCGTCGTGCCCCTCATCTTCACGGCCGTGGTGAGCTCCATCTCCAACCTTCGCCAGGTTTCCAATGCCGCCCGGCTGGCCTGGAACACCCTGCTGTGGTTCGCCATCACGTCCCTGATCGCGGTGCTGATCGGCATCGGCCTGGGCGTCCTGCTGCAGCCCGGCGCCAACACCGGAATCACTGAAGAAGCCAAATACTCCGGCAAGTCCGGCGACTGGTGGTCCTTCCTGATCGGCCTCTTCCCGAAGAACTTCCTCGGCCTCGGCGCGAGCTCCACCGTTGCCGAATCCGGCGCCGTGACCACCTCAGTCAGCTTCAACGTGCTGCAGATCCTGGTCATCGCCATCGCCGTCGGCGTCGCCGCCCTCAAGGTGGGCAAGGCAGCCGAGCCGTTCCTGAACCTCAACGCCTCCGCCCTCGCCGTGATCCAGAAGGTCCTCTGGTGGATCATCCGCATCGCACCGCTGGGCACCGTCGGCCTGATCGGCAACGCGGTGGCCGTCTACGGCTGGGACACCATTGGCTCCCTGGGCAAGTTCACAGTTGCTATCTACGTAGGCCTGGCCCTGGTGCTGTTCGTTGTGTACCCCATCCTGGTCCGCACCCACGGCCTGTCCGTCAAGCAGTACTTCTCCGGTGTCTGGCCGGCCGTCCAGCTGGCCTTCGTGTCCCGCTCCTCGGTGGGGACCCTGCCGCTCACCCAGCGCGTCACCGAGCGCAGCCTGGGCGTCCCCCGCGGCTACGCCTCCTTCGCCGTCCCGCTGGGCGCCACCACCAAGATGGACGGCTGCGCCGCGATCTACCCGGCCATCTCCGCGATCTTCGTGGCCCAGTTCTTCGGCATCCAGCTCGACTTCAGCCAGTACCTGCTGATCGCCCTGGTTTCCGTGCTGGGATCGGCCGCGACGGCCGGCACCACCGGCGCCGTGGTGATGCTGACGCTGACGCTCTCCACGCTGGGACTGCCGCTGGCCGGCGTCGGACTCCTCCTCGCCATCGACCCGATCCTGGACATGGGCCGCACCGCCGTCAACGTGGCAGGCCAGGCCCTGGTCCCCACCATCGTGGCCAAGCGCCAGGGCATCCTGGACGAGGGCCTGTACAACGCGCCCCGCAACGGCACCCCTTTCGTTGACGACGACGACGCCGCCGGCAGCGGTGCCGCTACGGACGGTACGGCTGCAGACACCGCGCCCCGCGAACTGCAGGACGCCAAGGCATAG
- a CDS encoding DUF885 domain-containing protein, which produces MTTDTSPAARPHTRIDAVADDYTDTLVRLNPSLATTLGLPGRETEYQDFSPAGIAEFAEVARKALADLEGLEPEDDVDAVTLDAMRERLGLQLLIHASGWEYADLNNIASPAQDIRAIFDLMPTATEQDWEHIAGRAQNVPAAVEGYIESLRLARDAGRVAAARQVNIVIEQATKYAAADGFFAKLAAGAATEEAGPLGTALQEKLDAGAAAARRAYTGLADFLRADLLPAAPEKDAVGKARYALASRSFLGATVDLEETYAWGVEELDRLIAEQEVVAGTIKAGASIAEAKEILNNDPARQIKGTDALKAWMQELSDKAVAELAGVHFDIPDVMKKLECLIAPTDEGGIYYTGPSDDFTRPGRMWWSVPAGEDTFTTWAETTTVYHEGVPGHHLQVATATYRRELLNKWRRNICWTSGHGEGWALYAEKLMQELGYLDDAGDHMGMLDMQRMRAARVVFDIGVHLELEVPARWGTGTWTPDKGYDFLKANLPISEGQLNFEFTRYLGWPGQAPSYKVGQRLWEQIRAELESRPGFDLKEFHTKALNIGSVGLDTLRRALL; this is translated from the coding sequence GTGACTACCGACACTTCGCCCGCCGCCCGCCCGCACACCCGCATCGACGCCGTCGCGGACGACTACACCGATACCCTCGTCCGCCTGAATCCGTCACTGGCCACCACCCTGGGCCTGCCCGGCCGCGAAACCGAGTACCAGGATTTCTCCCCGGCAGGCATCGCCGAATTCGCAGAGGTGGCCCGCAAGGCCCTTGCCGACCTTGAAGGCCTCGAGCCCGAGGACGACGTGGACGCCGTCACGCTGGACGCCATGCGCGAGCGGCTGGGCCTGCAACTGCTGATCCACGCCTCCGGGTGGGAGTACGCGGACCTGAACAACATCGCCTCCCCCGCACAGGACATCCGTGCGATCTTCGACCTCATGCCCACCGCCACGGAACAGGACTGGGAACACATCGCAGGCCGCGCGCAGAACGTACCCGCCGCCGTCGAAGGCTACATCGAGTCCCTTCGCCTTGCCCGCGACGCCGGCCGGGTGGCCGCGGCCCGCCAGGTGAACATCGTCATTGAACAGGCCACAAAATACGCCGCCGCAGACGGATTCTTCGCCAAGCTCGCAGCCGGTGCCGCCACCGAAGAAGCCGGACCGCTGGGCACCGCCCTGCAGGAAAAGCTCGACGCCGGTGCTGCCGCCGCCCGCCGCGCCTACACCGGGCTTGCCGACTTCCTCCGCGCCGACCTGCTGCCCGCCGCCCCGGAGAAAGACGCGGTGGGTAAAGCCCGCTATGCGCTGGCATCACGGTCCTTCCTCGGCGCCACCGTGGACCTGGAGGAAACCTACGCCTGGGGCGTCGAGGAACTCGACCGCCTGATCGCTGAACAGGAGGTGGTGGCCGGCACCATCAAGGCCGGCGCCTCCATCGCCGAAGCCAAGGAGATCCTCAACAACGATCCCGCCCGGCAGATCAAAGGCACAGATGCCCTCAAGGCCTGGATGCAGGAACTGTCCGACAAAGCCGTCGCGGAACTGGCCGGAGTCCATTTCGACATTCCCGACGTCATGAAGAAACTGGAATGCCTCATCGCGCCCACCGACGAGGGTGGCATCTACTACACCGGCCCCTCCGACGACTTCACCCGCCCCGGACGCATGTGGTGGTCCGTGCCCGCCGGCGAGGACACCTTCACCACGTGGGCCGAAACCACCACCGTCTACCACGAAGGTGTCCCCGGCCACCACCTCCAGGTAGCCACCGCCACCTACCGGCGCGAACTGCTCAACAAGTGGCGGCGCAACATCTGCTGGACCTCCGGACACGGCGAAGGGTGGGCCCTCTACGCTGAAAAGCTCATGCAGGAACTCGGATACCTCGACGACGCGGGCGACCACATGGGCATGCTGGACATGCAAAGGATGCGCGCCGCCCGGGTGGTCTTCGACATCGGCGTCCACCTGGAACTGGAGGTGCCCGCACGCTGGGGCACCGGCACCTGGACCCCGGACAAGGGATACGACTTCCTTAAGGCCAACCTGCCCATCAGCGAAGGGCAACTCAACTTTGAGTTCACCCGATACCTCGGCTGGCCCGGCCAGGCACCCTCCTACAAAGTAGGACAGCGGCTCTGGGAACAGATCCGCGCCGAACTCGAGTCACGGCCGGGGTTCGACCTCAAGGAGTTCCACACCAAGGCCCTGAACATCGGCTCTGTTGGACTCGATACACTTCGGCGGGCGCTGCTTTAG
- a CDS encoding acyl-CoA carboxylase subunit epsilon, whose amino-acid sequence MSATGTPDPAEAPAAPLLSVVKGQPNAEELAALTAVVLSLGGPEAAKPAAPTARHWVRRQRLGLAPTPGPGAWKRSKG is encoded by the coding sequence GTGAGCGCCACCGGAACGCCGGACCCGGCCGAAGCCCCCGCGGCTCCCCTGCTCTCTGTCGTCAAGGGGCAGCCGAACGCAGAGGAACTCGCTGCGCTCACCGCCGTCGTGCTCTCCCTCGGCGGCCCGGAAGCGGCCAAGCCCGCCGCGCCAACCGCACGGCACTGGGTGCGCCGTCAACGGCTGGGCCTTGCACCAACGCCCGGTCCGGGCGCCTGGAAGCGCAGCAAAGGCTGA
- a CDS encoding acyl-CoA carboxylase subunit beta — translation MSHDLTTTAGKIADFRDRQARAEQPSGPEAVEKQHARGKNTARERIALLLDEDSFVEFDALAVHRSTAFGMEKKKPLGDGLVSGYGTVDGRPVAVYSQDFSVYGGSLSQVNGEKIVKVQEFALRNGCPVVGILDGGGARIQEGVASLAMFADIFRNNVHASGVVPQISLIMGPSAGGAAYSPALTDYVVMVDKTSHMFITGPDVIKTVTGEDVDMETLGGARQHNATTGTSTYLASDEGDAIEFVRELLDFLPSNNLAEAPVLEQAQENAVNDDDLALDTLIPDSANQPYDMRAVVEQIVDDGHFLEMQALYAPNVMIGYGRVEGHTVGIVANQPLQFAGTLDIAASEKAARFVRNCDAFNIPIITLVDVPGFLPGKDQEFQGIIRRGAKLLYAYAEATVPKLTVITRKAYGGAYIVMGSKKLGADLNLAWPTAQIGVMGAQGAVNILYRRDLAAVAEDGGDVEARRAEVIRQYEEELLNPYQAAELGYVDAVIAPSDTRLQIVRGLRALRDKRASLPAKKHGNIPL, via the coding sequence ATGAGCCACGATCTGACAACGACAGCGGGAAAGATTGCCGATTTCCGCGACCGCCAGGCACGTGCCGAACAGCCCTCCGGCCCCGAGGCCGTCGAAAAGCAGCATGCGCGCGGCAAGAACACCGCACGCGAGCGCATCGCCCTGCTGCTCGATGAGGACTCCTTCGTCGAGTTCGACGCCCTTGCAGTGCACCGCTCCACCGCCTTCGGCATGGAAAAGAAGAAGCCCCTTGGCGACGGCCTGGTCTCCGGCTACGGCACGGTGGATGGCCGTCCGGTAGCGGTCTACAGCCAGGACTTCAGCGTGTACGGCGGTTCGCTGAGCCAGGTCAACGGCGAGAAAATCGTCAAGGTGCAGGAGTTCGCGCTGCGCAACGGCTGCCCGGTGGTTGGCATCCTCGACGGCGGCGGCGCGCGCATCCAGGAAGGCGTCGCCTCGCTGGCCATGTTCGCCGATATCTTCCGCAACAACGTGCACGCTTCCGGCGTCGTCCCCCAGATCTCCCTCATCATGGGCCCGTCCGCCGGTGGCGCCGCCTACTCCCCCGCCCTCACCGACTATGTGGTGATGGTGGACAAAACCTCCCACATGTTCATTACCGGCCCCGACGTCATCAAGACCGTCACGGGCGAGGACGTGGACATGGAAACGCTCGGCGGAGCACGCCAGCACAACGCCACCACCGGCACGTCCACGTACCTCGCCTCGGATGAAGGGGACGCGATCGAGTTCGTCCGCGAACTCCTCGACTTCCTGCCCTCCAACAACCTGGCCGAGGCCCCGGTGCTGGAGCAGGCCCAGGAAAACGCGGTCAACGACGACGACCTCGCGCTGGACACGCTGATCCCCGATTCGGCCAACCAGCCCTACGACATGCGCGCCGTCGTTGAACAGATCGTCGACGACGGGCACTTCCTGGAGATGCAGGCCCTGTACGCACCGAACGTGATGATCGGCTACGGCCGGGTGGAAGGCCACACCGTAGGGATCGTGGCCAACCAGCCGCTGCAGTTCGCGGGAACCCTGGACATTGCCGCCTCCGAAAAGGCCGCCCGCTTCGTCCGGAACTGCGATGCCTTCAACATCCCCATCATCACCCTGGTGGACGTGCCGGGCTTCCTTCCGGGCAAGGACCAGGAGTTCCAGGGCATCATCCGCCGCGGCGCCAAGCTGCTGTATGCGTACGCAGAAGCCACGGTGCCCAAGCTGACGGTCATCACCCGCAAGGCCTACGGCGGCGCCTACATCGTCATGGGCTCCAAGAAGCTCGGGGCGGACCTCAACCTGGCATGGCCCACCGCGCAGATCGGCGTGATGGGGGCCCAGGGCGCCGTGAACATCCTTTACCGCCGGGACCTCGCGGCCGTAGCCGAGGACGGCGGCGACGTCGAAGCCCGCCGCGCCGAGGTCATCCGGCAGTACGAGGAAGAACTCCTGAACCCCTACCAGGCAGCCGAACTCGGTTACGTTGACGCCGTCATCGCACCGTCCGACACCCGGCTGCAAATTGTCCGGGGCCTGCGCGCACTCCGCGACAAGCGAGCCAGCCTCCCGGCCAAGAAGCACGGAAACATCCCGCTGTGA
- a CDS encoding SDR family oxidoreductase: MTSSNDALTAAASPYRASGSLRGRTILMSGGSRGIGLAIARRAAADGANIVLMAKTGEPHPKLAGTVFTAAQELTEAGGGALPLVGDVRNDQDVARAVAEAVDRFGGIDVVVNNASAIDLSTTDAVDMKKYDLMQDINVRGTFLLSKLALPALRASGNAHILTLSPPLNLDPHWAGRHLAYTMAKYGMSLTTLGLAEELKDDRISVNSLWPCTLIDTAAIRNMPQGEAIVQAARGPQIMADAAHAVLTGSNLPAGGQATGNFYTDEQVLAAAGVSDFRPYSLGAPEDRLVPDIFL; this comes from the coding sequence ATGACTTCGAGCAACGACGCTTTGACCGCTGCCGCCAGCCCCTACCGGGCGTCCGGTTCGCTTCGCGGGCGGACCATCCTGATGTCCGGGGGCAGCCGCGGCATCGGCCTTGCCATCGCGCGGCGGGCGGCGGCGGACGGCGCCAACATCGTCCTGATGGCCAAGACGGGCGAGCCCCACCCCAAACTCGCCGGCACGGTGTTCACCGCCGCGCAGGAGCTGACTGAGGCCGGCGGCGGTGCGCTGCCGCTGGTGGGCGACGTCCGCAATGACCAGGACGTGGCGCGCGCCGTGGCCGAAGCTGTGGACCGCTTCGGCGGCATCGACGTCGTGGTGAACAATGCCTCCGCCATCGACCTGTCCACTACCGATGCCGTGGACATGAAAAAGTACGACCTCATGCAGGACATCAATGTCCGCGGGACTTTCCTGCTCTCCAAGCTCGCGCTGCCGGCGCTGCGCGCGTCCGGCAATGCGCACATCCTCACGCTGTCGCCGCCCCTGAACCTGGATCCACACTGGGCCGGCCGGCACCTGGCCTACACCATGGCCAAATACGGGATGAGCCTGACTACACTTGGCCTGGCCGAGGAACTGAAGGACGACCGGATCAGCGTCAACTCGCTGTGGCCCTGCACGCTGATCGACACCGCGGCGATCAGGAACATGCCGCAGGGTGAGGCCATCGTCCAGGCCGCACGCGGACCACAGATCATGGCCGACGCCGCCCATGCCGTCCTGACCGGCAGCAACCTGCCCGCAGGAGGGCAGGCAACCGGCAATTTCTACACTGACGAGCAGGTGCTGGCGGCAGCAGGGGTCTCCGATTTCCGCCCCTACAGCCTGGGAGCCCCGGAGGACCGGCTGGTTCCGGACATCTTCCTGTAG
- a CDS encoding biotin--[acetyl-CoA-carboxylase] ligase, giving the protein MAEAHNPGIPLDRSELGDQRFLSAAGISRLDVVDSTGSTNADLLRAVTVEPASWPDLSVLTAEYQTAARGRLERHWEAPPLSSVSVSIVLRPVNAEGRPLPTQSYSWLSLIAALALRETLLETAGIPAELKWPNDVLVRGRKIAGILAQMGPMADGTVPPVVLGTGLNVTLHEDELPVPTATSVFLEGAQTTDRTQLLKSYLSHFAVLYRSFCNADGDPTAGMAGGPSLHKRVEAVMVTLGRQVRAQLPGDHEIIGHASRLDEYGSLLVVDKDSREHVVTAGDVVHLRPWTAPEDAGQGGYA; this is encoded by the coding sequence ATGGCTGAAGCGCATAACCCCGGTATCCCGTTGGACAGGTCGGAGCTGGGCGATCAGCGCTTCCTGTCCGCCGCTGGCATTTCCCGGCTCGACGTGGTGGACTCCACCGGCTCCACCAACGCCGACCTGCTCCGTGCAGTGACCGTGGAGCCCGCGTCCTGGCCGGATCTTTCCGTGCTGACGGCCGAATACCAGACCGCAGCCCGGGGGCGCCTGGAAAGGCACTGGGAAGCGCCGCCGCTGAGTTCGGTCTCCGTTTCCATCGTGCTGCGGCCCGTGAACGCCGAGGGCCGGCCGCTGCCCACGCAGAGCTACTCGTGGCTCTCGCTCATCGCTGCCCTGGCGCTCCGCGAAACCCTGCTGGAAACGGCAGGCATCCCGGCCGAACTCAAATGGCCCAACGACGTCCTGGTCCGCGGCCGGAAGATTGCCGGCATCCTGGCCCAGATGGGTCCCATGGCGGACGGCACCGTCCCGCCGGTGGTGCTGGGCACCGGCCTGAACGTCACGCTCCACGAGGACGAACTGCCGGTCCCCACGGCCACCTCGGTGTTCCTCGAAGGGGCGCAGACCACCGACCGGACCCAGCTGCTGAAGAGCTATTTGTCCCACTTTGCTGTGCTCTACCGGAGTTTCTGCAACGCCGACGGCGACCCCACGGCAGGCATGGCGGGCGGCCCGTCCCTGCATAAGCGCGTCGAGGCCGTCATGGTGACGCTGGGCCGGCAGGTACGGGCACAACTGCCGGGAGACCACGAGATTATTGGCCATGCCTCCCGCCTGGACGAATATGGCTCACTGCTGGTGGTGGACAAGGATTCACGCGAGCATGTGGTCACCGCAGGGGACGTAGTGCACCTGCGGCCCTGGACCGCACCGGAAGACGCCGGCCAAGGCGGTTATGCGTAA
- a CDS encoding PH domain-containing protein gives MRKDLVPGEQVIVTTRPQPRKLAGPAAAFIIAPAVAAFASAWIVRGEARRLVPALEARWTPWLVTACVLAAAWVWLGYCLPRLMRWHATRYTLTSRRMVARSGIVRRREEQVNLLSVRNLTVHEGVLQRLLRSGNISLETGYDGVTTFRDVPEAARFRDFILDAIGELPDERLPPGVAGDYPSGAVPTEMREGGRNER, from the coding sequence ATGCGTAAGGACCTCGTTCCCGGCGAACAGGTCATCGTCACCACCCGCCCGCAACCCAGGAAATTGGCCGGCCCCGCCGCTGCTTTCATCATCGCCCCGGCGGTGGCGGCCTTCGCGTCCGCCTGGATCGTGCGCGGGGAAGCCCGGCGCCTGGTTCCCGCTCTGGAGGCCCGCTGGACCCCCTGGCTGGTCACGGCCTGCGTGCTGGCTGCGGCGTGGGTGTGGCTGGGCTACTGCCTTCCGCGGCTGATGCGCTGGCACGCGACACGCTATACCCTCACGAGCCGGCGGATGGTGGCCAGGTCCGGCATCGTCAGGCGGCGCGAAGAGCAGGTCAACCTTCTCTCCGTCCGCAACCTCACAGTCCACGAGGGCGTGCTTCAACGCCTCCTGCGCTCCGGGAATATATCCTTGGAAACCGGGTATGACGGCGTGACGACATTCCGGGACGTGCCGGAGGCCGCCAGGTTCCGGGATTTCATCCTTGACGCAATCGGGGAACTGCCCGATGAGCGCCTCCCGCCCGGAGTTGCAGGGGATTACCCTTCCGGGGCAGTGCCGACGGAAATGAGAGAAGGTGGACGGAATGAACGATGA
- a CDS encoding adenylate/guanylate cyclase domain-containing protein has translation MNDEDQQELVDPVTPSPATDPHPPTGAMSAERLAMKALEARLLGGERKLRRREVAAGAGLSLLSARKLWRALGFPNFGDEDVAFTERDQAALSTVVDLVRGGKLTEEAAISVTRAIGQMTDRMVVWQIEALVEDLVHEQGVTDAVARKRLVNELPALVDALEEVLVYSWRRQLNAGIQRLAVRAEAGLQASEEGREGDEDDAPLPLARAVGFADLVSYTSLSRRMNEKTLARLVQRFENKCAEIISVGGGRLVKTVGDEVLYIAETPAAGAEISLALAQAFTEDEILPEARVAMVWGRILSRLGDIYGPTVNLAARLTTLADPGTVLVDSMTASALEHDERFVMVPQPPENVRGFGEIRPVRLTRGLGKGLIVD, from the coding sequence ATGAACGATGAGGACCAGCAGGAGCTCGTGGATCCCGTCACGCCGTCCCCTGCCACTGACCCGCACCCTCCCACCGGAGCGATGTCCGCTGAGCGACTGGCCATGAAAGCCCTTGAAGCGCGGCTGCTCGGCGGCGAACGCAAGCTCCGCCGCCGCGAGGTGGCGGCGGGCGCAGGCCTGTCCCTGCTGTCCGCGCGCAAACTTTGGCGCGCGCTCGGGTTCCCGAACTTTGGTGACGAAGACGTTGCCTTCACCGAACGCGACCAGGCGGCACTGTCAACCGTGGTGGACCTCGTCCGCGGCGGAAAGCTGACCGAGGAAGCGGCCATTTCCGTCACCCGCGCCATCGGCCAGATGACGGACCGCATGGTGGTGTGGCAGATCGAAGCCCTGGTGGAGGACCTCGTCCACGAACAGGGGGTCACCGATGCGGTGGCCCGCAAGCGGCTGGTCAACGAACTCCCGGCCCTGGTGGATGCCCTCGAGGAAGTACTGGTCTATTCGTGGCGGCGCCAGCTCAATGCCGGCATCCAGCGGCTGGCCGTCCGGGCCGAAGCCGGACTCCAGGCCAGCGAAGAAGGCCGCGAAGGCGACGAAGACGATGCACCGTTGCCCCTGGCACGGGCTGTGGGCTTCGCCGACCTGGTGTCCTACACCAGCCTTTCGCGCCGGATGAACGAGAAGACGCTGGCCCGCCTGGTGCAGCGGTTCGAGAACAAATGCGCCGAGATTATTTCCGTTGGCGGCGGCCGCCTGGTCAAGACCGTGGGCGACGAAGTCCTCTACATTGCCGAGACCCCGGCGGCCGGCGCCGAGATCTCGCTGGCCTTGGCACAGGCCTTCACGGAAGACGAGATCCTGCCGGAAGCCCGGGTGGCCATGGTCTGGGGCAGAATCCTGTCCCGGCTTGGCGATATCTACGGCCCCACCGTCAACCTCGCCGCGCGGCTCACCACCCTGGCCGACCCAGGAACGGTGCTGGTGGACTCCATGACCGCGTCAGCACTCGAACATGACGAACGGTTCGTCATGGTTCCCCAACCGCCGGAAAACGTCCGCGGTTTTGGCGAAATCAGGCCGGTCCGCCTGACGCGGGGCCTGGGCAAGGGCCTGATCGTCGACTGA